Genomic window (Spirosoma sp. KCTC 42546):
TTCTGAGCAAGGCGATGATGCAATAGGAGGCAATAAATCCCGAACCTCCCGAGACCAATACAGTTTGTTTATTTTCCATTTCCGAATTGAACTATTGATCGTGCAAAGTTCAAGCAGGAAATGCGATTAGAGTTTGTTTAAAAGTCCAAACTAGTTTGTTAAAAAGGCCAATTATTTCTAGAGTAGTGCTTATGATGCAGCGGTATAATCATAACATTGACTGGCCACGGAGGGCTATTTGCAGTTTGATACCTTCTAACAAAATCAGCCCCAACTGGAGACGAAGGAATATTCATACATCTGCTTCTTCAATCGGGCGTTTCAAGAACCAGCTATACCTATTATTTCTGATCCACCTTCTTTTTGAAGTTGGTAATGGTCGTTCCATCACACCGATACACCCCATCATAGGCCCCAAACCAAATACGGCCATCAGTAGCTTGTAAAATCCCAAAAAGGTTTAGTGATTGGGCTATTTCAGTTACAGCTGGTTTTTTATCAGACAAGGACTTTTCGTCATAACGAAAAAGTCCAAACCTTCCAGGAGCAATCTGCGAAATAGTCCAGATGTTTCCTTTCTTATCCTCAAAGACACGAAGAATAGGATTCTGGGTGAATTGGGTAATTGTACCGCTGTCAAAGCGCCAAAGGCCATTCCCACCACCAAGCCATATAGTCCCTTTTCTGTCTTCGATTATCGACCAAATATCCCCAAAAGAGGTACCCTTATGGCTGAAAAAGGAAAAGGTTTTGCCATCATACACGTAGGTATAGCCCCTGGTGCCAAACCATAATTTTCCTGTTTTGTCTTCAAGAATAGCATTAACGTCATTAGTGGAAAGTCCTCCTTCTATTGTAAAATTTCGAAACGATTTTCCATCGTAGCGGCTTACACCTCCGTTGGTACCGAACCAGATAGTACCGGCTTTATCTTCATAAATAGTAGAAACCTGGTTATTAGCAAGCCCCTGCTCTGTTGTAACGTGTTGAAAGGACTTCCCATCGTAATAATAAACACCTGAGCCATACGTACCGAACCAAAAATTTCCGTTTCTATCTTCTACCATCGAAAAGAAGCGGTCTGAACTCAGGTTAGTGGTGATGTTGGTGAACGATTTTCCATCGTACCTTATAATACCTTCGTTTGAAGCAAGCCAAATGTTGCCCTTTCGATCTTGCTTGATGGTACGAACTGACGTGGTAGGCCCGTGGTACTTGATCGTGTCTTTTGGGAGGTCAATTTTGTTTTGTCCTTTACAGGGAGTGCAGACAAACACCAACAAAAAAGCACATACGGGTGCGTATTTCATCCCTATTTATTTTTATTAATTGCTTCAACAAACCTACTCGTTTTTGTGCTGAGCGTTTGTTAAGGGCTTGTTAACGAGATGAAAAACACGCCAGGAGTGCACTATTACTAGCTGACCCCCATAAGAAGTAACCGACTTTGTGAAATCAATCAACGGCTAAGCCATTTATACCGCCCAGTTACCTATAAGCCCGTTACTTTTGGTTCAGCAAGAGGATCGTAGTTACTTTAAGCCAACTTAATTCTAAACAGCTAGTCCTTTTATGGAGCACCCCTACTCGATTGATTCCCTACAAGCAGCCCAATCCGACATGAGCAGGACTCTCTGGACCCTAGATATGGGCAACAACTATATAAGTAGTTTTTAAGCCTCGGTTTCTTCTTGCCTAAAAGAAAGCAAGTATGAACGCTCTTGGCTATTGCACACTCTTTCTCCTGGTTGGTGCCGGATGCACCAGGCAGCCTATGCTCTCCGCCAGCAGCCCATTCAATGTGACCAGTAGGCTCAACGACTCTATCTGGTATGGTACCGGTGAACTGCTACGTATAAAGGAACCGACGCAACAGCTCGACGATGTCCGGCAGTTGAATCTGCTGGTCTTCACGGATATTGATTATCCGGGTAAGGGTGATGGGCCAAATCCAACTACGACTACTGGCTGCGTGACTGGCGACTGCACCCGAACTCAGATATTGGCACTTTACAACATTCCTCTGAAAAAAGGCCGCACTACCATAGCCAGGCTAAATCGGCACAATACGCAAAAAAACGAACCAGCTAACCTTTCGTACGTGGGCAATTCCGGTGGATTGCAGAAACGCTATATCGACAAGGGTGGAAAGCCTAGCTGGGTCAGGCTGACGAGGATCGATAAAGCAACCGGTATGGTAGAGGGGCGATTTGTCATTACCTTCCATGAGGATATGAGTGTATATAACAGGATTGAAAACGGCATGCCAGAAACGGCCCGGTTCAACAGCGGCTTGTTCCGCATTAAAATCAAGAATGTAGTCTTGAAATAACCAGGCTACCTTGCCCTGCCAGTTATGCCCTGTAACTCTTTACAAAATGGAGCAAGTCTACAGCCCCTATTCGCTCTTCAGAACATCAACCGGATTACTTTTTGCGGCTTTCATCGTCTGCGATCCAATCAGCAGGAAGGCGATTACCAATACCACCAGCAAGCCGATCAACAACTCAACCATCTGCACGGGTGTGTGATATGGGAAACGGGTAAGTACCCCATTTTCGAAGAAAAGGTAGGTTACGGGCAGCGCGATAAGGGCCGATAACGCCAGTTGTAGAAGAAAACCGCGGCTCAGTAGATAGACCAGGTTACCAGCACTGGCACCCATCACTTTGCGGATACTGATCTCCTTCAGCCGGGTTTCGGTCGTGAACGCCACCATGCCAAACAAGCCCATCGATGCGATTGACATAGCGAGTAAGGAAAGGAAGCCAATAATCTTGATCAGAACAGAAAATTCACTGTAGGCTTCTTCGATGGCTTCGTCATAGAATTCAGCCTGAAAGGGATGAACACGATCCATTTTCTTCCAGGCCGACTCGATCTTAGCTCGGGTCGCCAGCATGTCCCGGCTTTGTATTTTGGCATTAATGACTGCTCTGTCGGTAGGTGTCCAGAACATGAAGGCTACCGGCCCAACGAGGTTATCGACTTTTCCATAATGAAAGTCTTTCATGACGCCAACAATGGTCATTTTACGGTCATGTACGTTGAAATTACTGAAGGTAATTTCCTTGCCAATTGCTTTCTCGGGGTCGTTAGTACCCATGTTAAATCGCTTTAAGAACTGCTGGTTAACAATCACTTCGCTGACCGCTTCGGCCGTAGTGGGTCGTGCCCTGAAATTACCTCCGGCAATGAGCTTGTATTCATGCAGAGCCAGGTAATTTTCATCGACGTTGTTGGTCATGACCAGCGCCGAGTCGCGCGTATCGTTGTATTTCATATAACCACCCCAGGCGTTCCCCACGCTGGTGATTATTAACGAGCGGGATAGGGCCGTTACTTCGGGCATCTCACTCAGTTCCTTCATAAACGCGTCGGGTTTATTTCCCTGCATCGTAATGTTGAGGATGTTTTCGGTATTGAATCCCAGGTCGAAGGCGAGGATGTTTTTATACTGAACATAGCCAATGGCAGTTGTGGTTATAAAGATCAGGGTGAATGTGTATTGAATTACTACCAGAGCGCGTCGGAGGGTTAAGTGTTTAAAAACGCTCACCGACCGATATACTGGAGCAGACACATTTCGGAGCGCATTGATCGCACTGACTTTAGAAAAGAAGAGGGCCGGTAATAAACCAGCAATAACGCCTACGGTGACCGAAAAAACGATAAAGGCCAGGACCATAGCCGGACTAAGCTCGAGCTTCACCGTGCGCTGCATCTCCGGGGCCAGGTTTATCAGTTGCGGGCGCAATACCAGAAATAGCAGGAAAGAAAGAAGAAGGGCTGCCAGGGAGATCATGATTGCCTCCACCAGGAACTGCTGCCATACCTGGCTCTTTCCAGCCCCGATCGCTTTGCGAAGACCGACTTCCTTAAAACGGCGCATAGCTCGTGCCATCGACAGATTGGTATAGTTAAAACAGGCTGACAGGATCACAACGAGTGCCAGCCCGCCGAGTATCCAAAGCACAACCGGAGGCATATGAGGGCCTACCGAGCCAGCGCCCCCCTCAGAACGGCGGAGGCTCTCGCCAACTACGATCTGATATAAAGGCAGCAGCTCAAGTTGGATCTTCGTGTTTTCATCAGCGCGATTTTCCTCCTCGGCAAGGACATCGAGCTGCGACTGGATCGACGCTACGTTGGTCGAGGCAGGCAGCCGGAGGTACACGTAATTTGAGGGTATGCTTGCCCATTTTTCGGCGTTGTTCTTATTGAGTTGCTCGGCAGTTGAGAGCGAAACCAGGGCTTCGAAGTTGATGTGCGAAAAGAACGGAACATCCTTCATGACGCCGGTTACCTGGTAATCGAGTGTATCGAACCGGATTGCCTTGCCCAGTGCCGATTGGTTACCGAACAGTTTTCTGGCGGCCGTTTCCGTAAGAACGATCGAATAAGGATCTTTCAGGGCCGTCTCGGGATTGCCTTCCAGCATCGGAAAAGTAAAGATGCTGAAGAAGGATGGCTCCGTCCAGAAGCCCTTGATCGGGAGCGTGTTTTCGCCAACCTTCGCATCCTTCGAAAAGTCGTTGCGCACAATAGCTACGTCGTCAATGCCGGACACGTTCTGTCGGATACGTTTTCCTGTCTTTATGGATGTGGTGGCAAACTTGCCCCTCTGTTCACCATTGGTAGTCAGCACGTTGGTGATGCGATAGATACGGTCCCCATTCTGGTGGAACCTATCGTAGGAATGCAGGTCGAACAGGAAGGCGATCAGCAGTAACCCGACGGACATACTGATGGCAAGGCCAACAATATTGATGAACGAGAACAGCTTGTTGCGCATTAAGTTGCGTCGCGATGTTTTGATGTAGCTTCCGATCATGATCCATCCATTTAGTGATGCACTTTTTTCCTGCGGCAAGAATACGAAGGGTGGTTAAGCTGAATGAAAAAATGATGTGAACCTGGCTAAAAATGGGATGAATGATACGTGTGTTAATCACAACTTTTCCTGACAATGGAAAGCATTTGGATGGATTCGCCAGGCCGACGATTTAGCCGAGGTACCCAACTTCTACATCATTCGTCATTCAACACACATTTGGCCTAACCCACAATCTGGTAAAATCGCGTTTAGGAGTAACGTTCTGAGAACAAAGTATGCTTGGTATGTTGCTTATAACTCACTAAGGAACGTGAGCATCTTCAATAGCTCTACTGAAACGAATTAGGCGACTGGAGCGGTCGTTTGGAATTTATGGAAACAAGAACCGGCCATCGGCTGTCGATTGTGCTGGCCGTTTAATCTCAATAAACGAGCATTTTCGTGAGACTCTGTTGAGCTTTGGTAACAGCCACAGCTGGTCAGCCTTGCTAGCTAGAAGTGGATACCAACTATCCGCTTTTTGTTCCTTTTGTCCTTTTAACTAATTCTGTGCTGATCAGACGGCTAGTTTTAGCCATCAATTAATTAAGCTAACAATTTATAGTAAAACTGTTACTAATAATCGATGAATAGCTTAGATATCTTGATTTTGGTACTGCTGGTACTAACTACGGTCTATACAATAGTCGCTTCTAATCGGGCCAATGGCGTACTCCCCCTCTCAATTAGCTTATTGGCCCTGTTAGTCGTGATCCAATTTTTTTGGAAAGGGTTCTATTGGCAATACATTCCCACCTATTGGCTAATCTGTTTGTTGATACTCATCGTCTATGTTAACTCAGCATTATATCGAAAACTTCAGCACATTAGCTTGGGGGTGTTCCTGGTTGTTGCCTTAATGCCTTGGAGTATTTTTTTACCGGTTCCTACTTTGCCGGAGCCTTTAGGCAAGTATGCCGTTGGCACCCAAGTGTTTCGCTGGGTAGATTCATCAAGAACTGAACAAATAACGGAAGACCCATTTGACAAACGAAATGTCATTGTTCAAGCCTGGTATCCAGCCCAGGGGGACGGAAAAGGTAGCCACTCCCTTTATCTGGATGGGTTGCCTCATTTACCCCCAAAGGTGAGTGTTCTACCGAGCTTTTTATTGGACCACTACGATCAAATTGACACCTATGCGGTAGGGAATGCAACACCACTCAACGCACCGAGAAAATGGCCTGTTGTGCTTTTTCTACCGGGCTATGGAGCCGCGCGCGCGTTTTACACGAGCCTTGTCGTTGGCCTGGCCAGTCATGGCTACGTGGTTCTCAGTATGGATCATCCCTATGAAGCCGCTATTACTCAACTGGCTAATGGTAAACTGGCCACCACCATTGAAAACTTTCAACCGGATGCTCCAGACCGACTTGGCTTTATGAAGAATCGGCTCGACATTCGCGTGGCCGATGTGCAGTTCGTACTCAATCAATTAGAAAATAAAAAATCTTCTGCTACTACCTTCTTCCCTTCACTTGACCTGAATCGGATTTGTATCGCTGGTCATTCCTTAGGGGGTGCCACGGGTGGTGCTGCGATGGCTCATGATTCACGAATTAAAGCCGCAGTCAACATCGATGGCACCTTGTACGGGGGATTGCCCAAATCGAGGGGCTCTCGTCCTTTTCTATTGATAGAAAGTAATAAAGGTGAACCAGGTCGTTTCGCCCGATACGAAGCCGGCAATCAATTGTTATTCAAGCAATTTGGCGGTGGGTATCGCTACGAGCTGGAAGACGCCGATCATTACAGTTTTACGGATGTGCCACTCCTGTTAGCCCCTCCTGCCCGCTTTTTGGCCGGGCACCTCTTCAGCCTTGGTCAAGTCTCGACAAAAACGCATATGGCGACCATCAGCCTATTAGACGCGTTTTTTGATCATACGTTAAGGGGTAATCCGTCCCAGCTTGAGGCCGTTGCCAACCGCTATGCGGGTATTGTGCGGAAACAAGTTGCTCCCTAAGGTTTACTCAAGCGCCAAGCTATACAGGCCTGTTTCATTTCGTTGACGCCACTTCCATCCATCGGCTTTGGCTTTAAAAAATACTCAGCGTTTAGCGGGCTAAGCGGACGATGTCTGTCTCCCCAATTTTTACTAGCCTGTTTTCGTACTTGCCCGGAAAGTATGAAAATAGGTTGTGTCACGTAAAACGCCCAATTTAAGAAGCAAACACATGTAAACTCGTTCGTCTCATTCGGGAGGGTTTTGTGAGAGCCAGTTGAACCTGAGCAGATTGTTCTCAGCAGCTTCAACGAGTTTTTTCAATTCGCAACTAGTTAATTAAACAACTAGTTGTTTGGCTATTTCCAACTCCTTGCCTCTTTGTGGGTCTTTATAGTGAAACACCTGACAACCTTATACATGCGGCTTTTTAGCAAGGATTCCTTCTGCTTTATTTTACTTTTTTCGGTTGCTTTTTCATGCACTACTGAAAAGGAAGACTGTGGATGTAGTGGCTCAGCATACCGTACCCTTGAGAAATTGCAAGCCAGATACACCGGTGAGGGCACCTTCGTTGTTGCCGATTCAATAACAGGTTTGCTGCGCCTGTATGCTTGTGATGTGGATACTACCTAGGAAGTAAGTAAGGATACAACCCGTTGGAATTACACCATCTCGGGTAATGTTAAAAGAACCTGCCTAGGTCCCCATCCTGAATTAAGACTACCTTCTCCAGGTGGGCCCATCCAGATCACCTATCTCAAAAAGAGGTAAGCACCAGGGCCGCCAAGCTATGAGCCGCCTTACTGGATTGTAGCTTGGCGGCAATTATATATGATTTTGCCTTCCAACTGGTTGCGTCGATCTCATAAAAACTTCCTACTCACGGATGGACAGATTTCAGCAGTTTCCATAAAGAGCCTTTTTGCGAGACTTGTGTGCCAGTGATTTTACAACAGTATGATGTTGGTCATACGTTTGTAAAATTGGCCTGTTTCGTGATAAACTTCCCAAAGTACGGAACGCCACCTCAGTTATATTTTGTCGATTGTAGGCTTTAGGTAAACATATTGTAGATTATACAACAGAAAAACTTACGCTTCACGTTATTCACCAAAGTTGATAGCTCTAAATCTTGATATGAAAATTATTTTAACCTTAGTGTTCTTAATCACCCTTTCAGGTTTGTCGGCATTCGGTCGTTCAACTGCCTTTAGTAATAAGCCAGATTCTGTTCCCACTCAACAACGATTTCACGTTAAGCTCGCTTCGGATACTAGCCCAAATCAACAGCAGTGGGCGACTGTATTTTTCTATCCATCTAAAAGTCGATCAGGTAATGAAATCCGTTTACCCCTCGGTGTAAATCAAACGACCATTCGGCTCAGTTCAGGGGATCGAGTGCTTCAAGTCGATGAGGATTACGTTTTTGTTCCGAATGCCAATCGCATCCGAGTTTTGGACGAAGATGCCCTGACATCACAGCAGCCTATAAGGATTACTTACGAAGGAGTAGCCAAACCAGCTCACAAAGGGTTAAGATTAGGTTACAGGCGGCCGTAGGTTAACATATACGCACTTATACAACAGAAAAATGGAACTCTCCAATCTTTATTCCTCTGTAAATCGGCAACTTGAAAAGCTTGCATTTTTAGTTGAAGCTAGTGAGGGAGTTTATGGTCTATATGAGTTTTTGCTTACTATCGGCTACTACGATTTTCTGACAATTGTAGGAAAGTATGCTATTGCTTATGATCTATTAAAAGAACTGCTGCTAGAGGATTTAATAGTACTTGAAGAATTTACTGATCCTGATTTAAAGCAGAAAATTAGAAATGTTGAGCTAACCGAAGTTGAATTAATACTAAATCAGCCCTTCTCTTGGTACACTAGTAGTAGACCGATGTATTCAGTTGCGATTACGGCAAAAGGTGAAGCGTATATCGAAGCAGCCAACGAGATTGACCTTAAAAAGCTCGAACGTCGATTTTTATATAATGACGGCAAATAGTATTTTTCCTTAATCCTCTCATTTTGTTTTTAACCTGTTTCCTTCCCTTTTTCACATAACATAAAAATAGTTATAGAACTACCCTATAGAAAGTACAATATTTGGCTCTTAACTGATATGAATAGTAATTAGATTTTAGTTAGAGCTAGTCAGCGAGCATAATGGTAAAAATGGGGAGCTATCGCTTCAAATAGTCTATACTGGGAGGGATTGGCCATATCATCTTCCTCATACAATATGCCTTCTTCGTCATACCACCAGGAGGCTTCCTGCCAACGGTAGGTGATGACTTTATACGTAATTTCTACGTATACTACATGGGTTGTCTTCATCGCGGCTGTGATCTGATAAACCCGGGTACTATCCAGGTGCTGAGGGGCAAGTAACGAGTCGAGGGATGAAAACTTATGTTCACTGCTTGCTTCATCTGATTGGTAGATCCCGTGTTCTCGGTCGCTGCCGAACGTTCGCTTAGCCAAATTAATGGCTAACTTATCAATGACTATATACTCCTTCTTGGGTTGCACCACAATATCCCTGGTATGATCGAGCTGATAGACGAGCTGGTGGAGGTGTTGGAACGCTTGGCTGTGCACGAGTTCCTGACTATCCACTCTTGGTATGCTGGGTAGTAGAAAGAAGATAAAAATAAGAAGGGGTACAGTCAGCAAGCAGAGCAGAGCAATGCCCATTGCTTTTAAAGCGATCACGAATATTTTCAAGATGGTAGGATTAAGACAAAGTGCAAAATGACTATAACCTTCGCATTAATCGCGTTTTGTATTTATTAAAGGGTAGTTCTATAACTATTTTTATTTAAAGAGAATATGCCAAGAATCAAGGCTGTTTATCCTGTTCTTCTATTCTAACAAAAATGCTAATTAATTCAGAAACTGTGGCCTATAGCAAGACCGAGCCAAGGCCCGAATCGGTCGATAGTTTCTCCGCTTAATTCAATAATAGGAGTAAAACCAGTTCGTAGCATTAAGCCACCTGTTGGTTTTTGATAACGGTAGCTTAGACGAGGAACAGCAACTAGCAAATTCTTTCTTAAACTGATTGGAGAAGCTTCAATATTACCTCTTGTAACACCCGTTATACCAATGCCAAAATCACCATGATGACTACCTTTTCCTATCAAAGCGAACAGCTCGCCAGTTAAGGTCAGATTTGTAGGACTGTTTCCAAAATAGGAAATACCTACCCGAAATCCGTAAGCCTGTTTTTCTTTTAAGAGCAACAGTCTCTCGTAATTAACGGAGTAAAAACCGCCTGATCCTAAGCCCTCCACATAAATGGTATTACGTGATCTAAACAGGTCTTTTTCGGTTGTCTTCTGAGATAGCCCAATTAATGGTAAGCACAGGTAGAGAAGAAATAAAGAATGTCTCATAGTCAATTAGCTTAGCAAGTACAGTTACTGCCGTTGTTAGCAGCAAAGTATGTTTTAAGTCACTGAAATCGAAAGCGATTAACAGTATTTAACGTACGTGAACACTTCCTATCTCTGTCGTATAAGTGCCAATATGTTTACCTAAAGCCTACAACCGACAAATTATAACCCAAGTGGCGGATTTTGTACGAAACGGCAAAGCGACCCAATGCTTACTTTATCCGGCCCGCTCACAGCATCAACAAGAATTTTCCCCAGCCTACCGGCTTTCCTCGCGGGACAAAATTCTTGTTGACCCTGATCGCTTAAAGCAGGAATTTCTGCATTCATGCTATAATCCGGTTAGGTTTGCTTCATAGAAGATCAAGCAGAACAGAGAGTAAAATTATTTTTCTGGTAATTTGTGGTGTTCTTTGATAAAATGAATAATTAACAATAAGACATAGGTTTCCTGATCGTCATGACACATATAATCACCATCGAAACCAGCAGTGAAAATGACTTTGCCCTATTCAAGGGCTTGGCAGATCGGTTGGGCCTTTATACCGAAGAAGCACATGTCGATAGGGATAGTTTAACCGAAGCCGAAACCTTGCGTCTGTTGGAGTAAGTTGGCTGGGCAGGTGACGAGACCGGCGACGAACTGAATGCTACACTTCGGAATTCCCGCTATTTCCGCGACCGTGACTTGAACCTATGAGCCGTTATTTGTTCGACACCAATATTTGTGTGCTTATCATTAAGAACGAATTCGACCTTAAGCAGAAGATGGCTCAAGTTGGTGCCTTATCGTGTTTATTGTCCGAAATTACAATTGCTGAATTACTATTCGGGATTGAGAACGGTGCACCTGATCGACGGCCGAAAAACTGGAAAAATCTAGAATTTATTCAAGGCATTTTTCAAAATCGTATCCTGCCTATCGGCGAAGTCTCGCATGAATATGCCCGGCAAAAGGTCTCTCTACGGCGAATGGGACGCACAATCGATGAATTTGACGTATTAATAGGTTCGACAGCTATCGTTCATGATTTGATTTTAGTAACGCGTAACACACGCCACTTTGCTGACATGAGCGGACTAAAGTTGGAAAATTGGATCGATAAATAAGAGATGGGATTACAACCAGTTTAATTTATAGCTTTTGATTTTGTACCTCTTAAAGTGTATATTTTCTCGGACACGAATAGCTACAGAACCCTTTAATTGGGTGGACTTTCCAATTACAAGCTTTTTCATTTTTAAATAAAATTAGTATGAGCTCACATAGCGTGTTTTTAGTCCCAATATTCTTTTTGTTCTTAACATTTGTCTTTGTCCTGTGGGGCAAGCTAAGTCAGATCATTGCCAATCAAAAAGAAGCACTTGAGCTTCATAAAGAGTTGCTGAAAGAACTACAGAAACACGGCTAGCCATTACTGTGAATATGGCCATAATATGGCTTCGTACTTTACTTCCCAAAGTACGAAACGCATTAAGAATGGATGACTGCTACAATTCGCTGTAAGGATGAAGACATTCACTTCAGTAGGCTACAATCAGTTTAATCTGTTGCTTTAGCTCGATGTAGCTGTAAGGTTTCTTGAAATAGCCTTGAACTGTTATATCGTAAGCGGTTTGAACCAGGGCTGGGTTAACAGCCGTCGTAATGAATACGAATGGAATCGATTTACGCCGGAGATACTCATTTTCATTCAGGCGTTTACGCAATTCAATGCCTCATTTTCGTATTTCTTTGAATAGCACGAAAGTGGAGTATTACGGCCGCAGAATGGGTAAATGCCCCGAAAGCATTTATTTTGACCTATCTTGTTACAATATATACGAGCGAATATATTGTGACAAAAAACGCCCGTTTATCCAAGACGGCTTAGTGACCTTGCTTGCTAGAGGCTGTGTCTTTTGAGCTACTAAAATCCGCCCGGTGGCCCAGCCGAATGGCCCAGTTGACGTTGTGTTCAAAAGCGACCTATCCCAGAATCAGCCTAAATACCGCAAGGCCCAGACCTACTCCGGCCATATTTAAAGAGAGAAGACCCGATTTATGGGCAGGTTTAGTAGGACAACTTTACGCTACGAGCGGACTCTGGGTTAGGGATCGATTACGTCTTTAATGGACAAGCTTTACCGTCCGGCCTTCGTCTCCGGCACTAACCGTCAGGAAGGTTTTGCCTCGCAGCCAGTCGCCCCGCATTATCTGCTCAACCGGCTCGTTGGTTGCTACATAACCGCCGTGCCGACAGGATACTGTTTTTCCGATTGGCGTAGGGCAACCGTTGGTTTCGTTGGCTTCTTCGCCTGGCGCGTAGAGCGTGGAAGGGCTAAACCGATGGCCTTTCGCGCACAAGTCGGCCACACCCACGCCATTCTCGGTTCGAATTATACTTGTTTTGTTGGGCTGTCGCCCAAAGCGACAACAGACAGCTTACAAGTAGAAGGACGTGTTTCATGCCCGGGTGATTAGTTCAGCCTGGTTAAGGCACTGGTGAAATCAATCAGATAGGTCTAACTACTGTGCCAAAACCTAAAGAAGCCCTTTTGAACCAGTAGCTGTGGTTAGCCCTAACTCGGATCTCCATAAACGGACGAGCGATAGGTTGGTTAACTAAATGCCACATTAACTTCGGTCAACCTCTCCAAGTGGTCATCAATGGCAAGCGGGTATACAATGGCCCTGTCGCATATGACCGGGCTTTTTTAATGGCACAATACGCTAAGGAGCTGGATCATCAGGCGCTATGGGTCAACCGCCTAACCTTCCCGGTCAAGTAAGGTAATCGGTGCGGTTCCCCGCCGGGAGCAGCTTTTAAAGCGACTCACTTTACAACCCGTTTGGTTGAGGATATAACGATGGTCAAACCCGATATGGCCCTGATTCATGTTCGCACCGATCTAAGCATGTGGTGACTCCCCTACCTGGAAGAAGAATCTCGCCTAAGTCAGCGTAACAAACGTACACTGGACTTCTCAGCAAACGGATTTGGACTTTTCAGAAAAGCCGTGCGAAGGAACGTACTCTAATTTTGCCTTATAAAAATTAACAACTATGGCAAAGACAGTTTTAGTTACAGGCGCTTCGGCAGGAATTGGAAAAGCAACGGCTATTTTACTAGCCCAGAACGGGTACAATGTCTACGGGGCTGCACGCAGGACCGAGAAAATGCACGATCTCAGAAGTTACGGCATCAAGCCAATTGCGTTGGACGTAACTTCTGAGGAAAGTATTGTTAATTGTGTGCAACAAATTACGAAAGAAGCAGGAACGATTGATATTCTGGTCAATAATGCCGGTTTCGGTTCGAGTGGAGCGGTAGAAGATCTATCCATCGATGATGCACGGTATCAGTTAGACGTAAATTTGTTTGGTGCCATGCGGTTGAC
Coding sequences:
- a CDS encoding alpha/beta fold hydrolase is translated as MNSLDILILVLLVLTTVYTIVASNRANGVLPLSISLLALLVVIQFFWKGFYWQYIPTYWLICLLILIVYVNSALYRKLQHISLGVFLVVALMPWSIFLPVPTLPEPLGKYAVGTQVFRWVDSSRTEQITEDPFDKRNVIVQAWYPAQGDGKGSHSLYLDGLPHLPPKVSVLPSFLLDHYDQIDTYAVGNATPLNAPRKWPVVLFLPGYGAARAFYTSLVVGLASHGYVVLSMDHPYEAAITQLANGKLATTIENFQPDAPDRLGFMKNRLDIRVADVQFVLNQLENKKSSATTFFPSLDLNRICIAGHSLGGATGGAAMAHDSRIKAAVNIDGTLYGGLPKSRGSRPFLLIESNKGEPGRFARYEAGNQLLFKQFGGGYRYELEDADHYSFTDVPLLLAPPARFLAGHLFSLGQVSTKTHMATISLLDAFFDHTLRGNPSQLEAVANRYAGIVRKQVAP
- a CDS encoding two-component regulator propeller domain-containing protein → MKYAPVCAFLLVFVCTPCKGQNKIDLPKDTIKYHGPTTSVRTIKQDRKGNIWLASNEGIIRYDGKSFTNITTNLSSDRFFSMVEDRNGNFWFGTYGSGVYYYDGKSFQHVTTEQGLANNQVSTIYEDKAGTIWFGTNGGVSRYDGKSFRNFTIEGGLSTNDVNAILEDKTGKLWFGTRGYTYVYDGKTFSFFSHKGTSFGDIWSIIEDRKGTIWLGGGNGLWRFDSGTITQFTQNPILRVFEDKKGNIWTISQIAPGRFGLFRYDEKSLSDKKPAVTEIAQSLNLFGILQATDGRIWFGAYDGVYRCDGTTITNFKKKVDQK
- a CDS encoding PIN domain-containing protein, producing MSRYLFDTNICVLIIKNEFDLKQKMAQVGALSCLLSEITIAELLFGIENGAPDRRPKNWKNLEFIQGIFQNRILPIGEVSHEYARQKVSLRRMGRTIDEFDVLIGSTAIVHDLILVTRNTRHFADMSGLKLENWIDK
- a CDS encoding ABC transporter permease is translated as MIGSYIKTSRRNLMRNKLFSFINIVGLAISMSVGLLLIAFLFDLHSYDRFHQNGDRIYRITNVLTTNGEQRGKFATTSIKTGKRIRQNVSGIDDVAIVRNDFSKDAKVGENTLPIKGFWTEPSFFSIFTFPMLEGNPETALKDPYSIVLTETAARKLFGNQSALGKAIRFDTLDYQVTGVMKDVPFFSHINFEALVSLSTAEQLNKNNAEKWASIPSNYVYLRLPASTNVASIQSQLDVLAEEENRADENTKIQLELLPLYQIVVGESLRRSEGGAGSVGPHMPPVVLWILGGLALVVILSACFNYTNLSMARAMRRFKEVGLRKAIGAGKSQVWQQFLVEAIMISLAALLLSFLLFLVLRPQLINLAPEMQRTVKLELSPAMVLAFIVFSVTVGVIAGLLPALFFSKVSAINALRNVSAPVYRSVSVFKHLTLRRALVVIQYTFTLIFITTTAIGYVQYKNILAFDLGFNTENILNITMQGNKPDAFMKELSEMPEVTALSRSLIITSVGNAWGGYMKYNDTRDSALVMTNNVDENYLALHEYKLIAGGNFRARPTTAEAVSEVIVNQQFLKRFNMGTNDPEKAIGKEITFSNFNVHDRKMTIVGVMKDFHYGKVDNLVGPVAFMFWTPTDRAVINAKIQSRDMLATRAKIESAWKKMDRVHPFQAEFYDEAIEEAYSEFSVLIKIIGFLSLLAMSIASMGLFGMVAFTTETRLKEISIRKVMGASAGNLVYLLSRGFLLQLALSALIALPVTYLFFENGVLTRFPYHTPVQMVELLIGLLVVLVIAFLLIGSQTMKAAKSNPVDVLKSE